In the genome of Propionispora hippei DSM 15287, one region contains:
- a CDS encoding ribulokinase yields the protein MESKKFSIGIDFGTQSGRALLVEVATGREVADAVVAYQDGVIDEVLPGTDRVLPDDWALQNPEDYLTVLFEAVPQVLAEAKVDPEDVIGLGIDFTACTMLPVAKDGRALCQLPGFHDEPHAWVKLWKHHAAQDEANRLNQIAADRGEKFLSRYGGKISSEWLIPKIWQIVNEAPAIYEAADRFMEAADWVTMQMTGRDVRNSCTAGYKAIWHKQEGYPGREFFKALDPRMENLVEEKLYSPILPIGSKAGELLPDMAEKMGLKAGIAVSVGNVDAHVAVPAAGVVEPGKLVMSMGTSICHIVLGREEKTVDGMCGVVEDGVVAGYYGYEAGQSAVGDIFEWFVEHCVPAAYRQEAASRNLSIHSLLEEKAARLVPGESGLLALDWWNGNRSVLVDTHLTGLLLGATLLTKPEEIYRALIEATAFGTNMIVEAFENAGVKIDELYACGGLSQKNNMLMQIYADVTGREISVAESLQTPALGAAMFGAVAAGEKDGGYDTIFAAAAKMTRIKQVYEPRPEHVARYARLYAEYKTLHDYFGRGANNVMKRLKELKQTAKTQSNVQPPACQLELEVS from the coding sequence GTGGAAAGTAAAAAGTTCAGCATAGGTATTGATTTTGGTACGCAATCCGGGCGTGCTTTGTTGGTGGAAGTAGCGACCGGCAGGGAAGTAGCCGATGCGGTGGTAGCCTATCAGGATGGCGTGATTGATGAGGTGTTGCCGGGAACCGATAGGGTATTGCCCGATGACTGGGCTCTGCAAAACCCGGAGGATTATCTGACTGTCTTATTTGAGGCTGTTCCTCAGGTACTTGCTGAAGCTAAGGTTGACCCGGAGGATGTAATCGGCTTGGGGATTGATTTTACCGCCTGTACTATGTTGCCGGTGGCTAAAGACGGGAGGGCCTTATGCCAACTTCCCGGGTTTCACGATGAACCGCATGCCTGGGTTAAACTTTGGAAGCATCACGCAGCGCAGGATGAAGCTAATCGCTTAAATCAAATTGCCGCCGACCGAGGGGAAAAGTTTTTATCCCGCTACGGCGGAAAAATATCGTCAGAGTGGTTGATCCCTAAAATATGGCAGATTGTGAATGAAGCGCCGGCTATTTATGAGGCGGCCGACCGGTTTATGGAAGCTGCCGATTGGGTCACTATGCAGATGACGGGAAGGGATGTCCGCAACAGTTGTACTGCCGGTTACAAAGCCATCTGGCATAAACAGGAGGGGTATCCCGGCAGGGAATTCTTCAAAGCCTTGGATCCTCGTATGGAGAACCTGGTGGAGGAAAAGTTATACAGCCCGATTTTGCCCATCGGCAGCAAGGCCGGTGAACTGTTGCCGGACATGGCGGAAAAAATGGGGCTGAAGGCAGGAATTGCCGTTTCGGTAGGCAATGTCGATGCCCATGTGGCCGTACCGGCGGCCGGTGTGGTAGAACCGGGGAAATTGGTCATGAGCATGGGAACGTCGATTTGCCATATTGTACTGGGCCGGGAGGAAAAAACGGTTGACGGTATGTGTGGCGTGGTGGAGGACGGGGTTGTTGCCGGCTATTACGGGTATGAAGCAGGACAATCGGCAGTGGGTGATATCTTTGAGTGGTTTGTGGAGCATTGTGTGCCGGCAGCGTATAGGCAAGAGGCTGCTTCGCGCAACCTTAGTATTCACAGCTTGCTGGAGGAAAAGGCAGCCCGCCTGGTGCCGGGCGAAAGCGGACTGCTGGCGCTGGACTGGTGGAATGGCAATCGCTCGGTACTGGTGGATACGCATTTGACAGGCTTGCTGTTGGGGGCTACTTTATTGACCAAGCCGGAAGAAATCTATCGTGCCTTAATCGAAGCCACTGCCTTTGGCACCAATATGATCGTGGAAGCCTTTGAAAACGCCGGGGTGAAAATCGACGAATTGTATGCTTGCGGCGGGTTGTCCCAGAAAAACAATATGCTCATGCAGATCTATGCCGATGTGACCGGACGGGAGATTTCGGTAGCCGAATCATTGCAAACGCCGGCTCTGGGCGCGGCTATGTTTGGGGCGGTAGCGGCCGGGGAAAAAGATGGCGGCTATGATACGATTTTTGCCGCAGCCGCCAAAATGACCAGGATTAAACAGGTATATGAGCCTAGGCCGGAGCATGTCGCCCGCTATGCAAGGCTATATGCCGAATATAAAACGCTGCACGATTATTTTGGCCGTGGTGCCAATAATGTGATGAAACGTTTAAAAGAACTTAAACAGACGGCCAAGACGCAAAGCAATGTTCAGCCGCCGGCCTGCCAGTTGGAGTTAGAGGTAAGCTGA
- the araA gene encoding L-arabinose isomerase, which translates to MQLNCNEKEVWFLTGSQHLYGDETLQQVEEHSRIIARGIAGNIDIPVKVICKPVLTTPEAIYNTCIEANSEENCIGLIAWMHTFSPAKMWIAGLKVLQKPLAHLHTQYNRDIPWADIDMDFMNLNQSAHGDREFGFVGARLRKNRKVIVGYWQDEDVAARLSVWIRAALAWNDWQGAKIARFGDNMREVAVTEGDKVAAQIQFGYSVNGYAVGDLVACVNSVEKAEIDRLVDEYEATYTVHPDLARNGAKREALLESARIEAGMKKFLEAGQFKGFTTTFEDLHGLQQLPGLAVQRLMGAGYGFGPEGDWKSAVLVRAMKVMSYGLKGGTSLMEDYTYHLETGNMKVLGAHMLEICESVADGKPSLEVHPLSIGGKDDPARLVFNVPAGRGLNATMIDMGNRFRLLVNELAVVTPDQELPKLPVARALWIPQPDFKVGAEAWILAGGAHHSSFSQAVTQEHMEDFSEMAGIEYVVINNKTEIDAFKKELKWNELYYHLAKGI; encoded by the coding sequence ATGCAATTAAATTGCAACGAAAAAGAAGTATGGTTTCTTACCGGCAGTCAGCATTTATATGGTGACGAGACCTTGCAACAGGTTGAAGAACATTCCCGGATTATTGCCCGGGGGATAGCCGGGAACATTGATATACCGGTGAAAGTAATATGTAAACCGGTACTGACTACTCCGGAGGCCATTTACAATACCTGCATTGAAGCAAATAGTGAAGAGAATTGCATTGGCTTGATTGCCTGGATGCATACATTTTCCCCGGCGAAAATGTGGATTGCCGGTCTGAAAGTACTGCAAAAACCGCTGGCCCATCTTCATACACAATATAACCGGGACATTCCCTGGGCAGATATCGATATGGACTTCATGAATCTCAACCAGTCGGCTCACGGTGACCGGGAGTTTGGTTTTGTAGGGGCGCGACTGCGGAAAAACCGTAAGGTGATTGTTGGTTACTGGCAGGATGAAGACGTTGCTGCGCGGTTATCTGTATGGATTAGAGCAGCTCTGGCCTGGAATGACTGGCAGGGAGCCAAAATTGCCCGTTTTGGTGATAACATGCGGGAAGTGGCGGTAACCGAAGGGGATAAGGTGGCGGCTCAGATTCAGTTTGGTTATTCGGTTAACGGTTATGCGGTGGGCGATTTGGTTGCATGTGTTAACTCCGTTGAGAAGGCGGAAATTGACCGGCTGGTTGACGAATATGAAGCTACCTATACCGTACATCCCGATTTAGCCCGAAACGGTGCCAAACGGGAAGCGTTATTGGAGTCGGCCAGAATTGAGGCCGGCATGAAAAAATTTTTAGAAGCCGGCCAATTCAAAGGATTTACCACCACTTTTGAAGATTTACACGGTTTGCAGCAGCTTCCCGGTCTGGCGGTACAACGTTTGATGGGGGCAGGTTACGGCTTTGGCCCGGAAGGTGACTGGAAGTCGGCGGTCCTGGTTCGGGCCATGAAGGTAATGTCTTACGGATTAAAAGGTGGTACCTCGTTAATGGAGGATTATACCTATCACCTGGAAACTGGCAACATGAAGGTGCTGGGCGCTCATATGCTGGAAATTTGTGAATCTGTGGCAGACGGTAAGCCCTCTCTCGAAGTGCATCCCCTGTCCATCGGCGGCAAAGACGACCCGGCCCGCCTGGTCTTTAATGTTCCCGCCGGCCGCGGCTTGAATGCCACCATGATTGATATGGGCAATCGCTTCCGGCTGCTGGTTAACGAGCTGGCTGTTGTTACGCCTGATCAGGAGCTGCCCAAGCTGCCGGTAGCCAGGGCTCTTTGGATTCCGCAGCCGGACTTTAAAGTAGGTGCTGAGGCCTGGATTTTAGCCGGCGGCGCACATCACAGCAGCTTCAGCCAGGCGGTTACCCAGGAACATATGGAAGATTTCAGCGAGATGGCAGGCATTGAGTATGTTGTTATCAATAATAAAACAGAGATCGACGCTTTTAAAAAGGAACTGAAGTGGAACGAGCTTTATTATCATTTAGCTAAAGGAATATAG
- the araD gene encoding L-ribulose-5-phosphate 4-epimerase, whose translation MLEELKRSVWQANLDLQKHGLVLFTWGNVSGIDREQGLVVIKPSGVEYEKLQPEDMVVLDLRGKQVEGKYRPSSDTPTHLVLYNQFAEIGGIVHTHSTYATVWAQAGRSIPVHGTTHADYFYGGIPCTRPLTFQEIENQYEEKTGEVIVETFQGKPPASVPGVLVNNHGPFAWGKDEQEAVYHAVVLEEIAKMALYTHTLNPGVAAVDQSLLDKHFLRKHGQHAYYGQVACTDEE comes from the coding sequence ATGCTGGAGGAACTTAAACGTTCTGTATGGCAGGCTAATCTGGATCTGCAAAAGCACGGCCTGGTATTATTTACCTGGGGTAATGTCAGTGGCATTGACCGTGAACAGGGTCTGGTAGTGATAAAGCCAAGCGGCGTGGAGTATGAGAAGCTGCAGCCGGAAGATATGGTGGTTTTGGATTTGAGGGGAAAGCAGGTAGAAGGCAAATACCGTCCCTCTTCGGATACTCCCACTCATTTAGTGCTGTATAACCAGTTTGCTGAAATTGGCGGTATTGTTCATACTCATTCCACCTATGCTACCGTTTGGGCTCAGGCCGGACGATCTATTCCGGTACACGGCACCACCCATGCCGATTATTTTTACGGCGGTATTCCTTGCACGCGGCCATTAACTTTTCAGGAAATTGAGAATCAATACGAAGAAAAGACCGGAGAAGTCATTGTGGAAACTTTTCAGGGCAAACCTCCCGCCAGCGTTCCCGGCGTGCTGGTAAACAATCATGGACCGTTCGCCTGGGGAAAAGATGAACAGGAAGCTGTCTATCATGCCGTTGTTCTGGAGGAAATAGCCAAGATGGCTTTATACACCCATACACTAAATCCGGGGGTTGCGGCAGTAGATCAAAGCTTGCTGGATAAACATTTTCTACGAAAGCACGGACAACATGCTTACTATGGGCAGGTAGCCTGTACCGATGAAGAGTAA
- a CDS encoding ROK family transcriptional regulator yields MAETNQINLKAVGGPNEALVVNTVRRRGPISRVDIAKLTGLTAPTVTNISGKLIEAGIISEYMIGEYSGGRRPVLLKANPDMAKMVIVDIRSKEVAGYVINAGLEISKTIHRDTRHLNKDEVLAVMLDVIGLLCSSEEGKDVAAIGIIVRGPVKSAEGVSLFSPSTGWRNVPLKFIVEAQFHLPTFVENDMRAMALGSYHYGPYRDIRNAVFLGVGGGIGSGIILNGELYRGLGDSAGEIGHSAVDVNGPVCSCGNRGCLEAMASETALVNLVVQAMREGRSSLVAQLVDQDTEAVKPEHVYAAAEQGDALAMELLQNVARYLGVGVSNVINIFNPELVIIGGGITRVYQLIEASMMEVIKQRVLESCFASVRIEYSAEGRAAALNGIVDLTMQGIIMNK; encoded by the coding sequence ATGGCAGAAACGAATCAGATAAATTTAAAAGCTGTGGGAGGACCGAATGAGGCTTTAGTGGTTAATACGGTCCGGCGGCGAGGCCCCATATCACGTGTGGATATAGCCAAGCTAACCGGGTTGACGGCACCGACGGTAACGAATATTTCCGGCAAACTGATTGAAGCCGGTATCATCAGTGAGTATATGATCGGCGAATACAGCGGAGGACGCCGGCCGGTTTTGCTCAAGGCGAATCCGGATATGGCTAAAATGGTCATAGTCGATATTCGTTCGAAAGAAGTGGCCGGGTATGTAATTAATGCAGGGCTGGAAATTAGTAAGACAATTCACAGGGATACCCGCCACCTCAATAAAGACGAGGTGCTGGCGGTTATGCTGGATGTCATCGGGTTGCTTTGTTCGTCTGAAGAAGGTAAGGATGTTGCCGCTATCGGAATTATCGTCCGCGGTCCGGTTAAGTCGGCGGAGGGGGTATCGCTGTTTTCACCCAGTACCGGCTGGCGCAATGTACCGCTGAAGTTTATCGTAGAAGCACAGTTCCACCTTCCCACTTTTGTGGAAAATGATATGCGGGCTATGGCTCTGGGCTCCTATCATTACGGCCCCTACCGGGATATCCGGAATGCCGTGTTTTTGGGAGTCGGCGGCGGGATTGGCTCGGGCATCATTTTAAACGGTGAATTATACCGTGGTTTGGGTGATAGCGCCGGTGAAATCGGCCACAGTGCCGTTGATGTCAACGGGCCTGTTTGTAGCTGCGGCAATCGGGGTTGTCTGGAGGCCATGGCCTCGGAAACCGCGCTGGTTAATCTGGTTGTGCAGGCTATGCGGGAAGGGCGTAGTTCGCTGGTGGCGCAATTGGTTGATCAGGATACCGAAGCGGTCAAACCGGAGCATGTGTATGCCGCTGCGGAGCAAGGGGATGCCTTGGCTATGGAGCTGTTGCAAAATGTGGCCCGCTATCTCGGGGTAGGTGTTTCCAATGTGATTAATATCTTTAATCCTGAACTGGTGATTATTGGCGGTGGAATCACCAGAGTTTATCAGCTTATAGAAGCCAGTATGATGGAAGTGATTAAGCAGCGGGTGTTGGAAAGCTGTTTTGCCAGTGTCCGGATCGAGTATTCGGCCGAGGGGCGGGCTGCAGCCTTAAACGGCATTGTTGATTTAACGATGCAGGGAATTATCATGAACAAGTAG